A region of Neovison vison isolate M4711 chromosome 7, ASM_NN_V1, whole genome shotgun sequence DNA encodes the following proteins:
- the LOC122914100 gene encoding uncharacterized protein LOC122914100, protein MGVEGNKWCQTPGMHKGFLQATTLMMMRMIVGIMLLLRQTQARALWAVVKAWPYPSPVTDSSLRFPPFFTTNSTIGLPTIHLTNDIAKASKITIPLSGTLCFSLYLNTSAELRPDCILLSNQTLGQFQPFNHTSDKGNVTVVQGLAPVKPPNALGPYQPIKLPRCTSKRTWPPEWSGCQSTLRSVYVNCKHSLTFTPHFPTIKNSTFPGCN, encoded by the coding sequence CCACGACGCtgatgatgatgaggatgatcGTGGGGATAATGCTCCTCCTGCGGCAGACGCAAGCTAGAGCACTGTGGGCGGTGGTGAAAGCTTGGCCATATCCTTCACCGGTTACTGACTCCTCTCTTCGGTTCCCTCCTTTCTTTACTACCAACTCAACTATAGGGCTACCTACTATTCATTTAACCAATGATATTGCTAAGGCGTCTAAGATCACTATCCCCTTGTCGGGCACCCTCTGCTTTTCGCTATACCTCAATACATCTGCAGAACTCCGCCCAGACTGTATCCTCCTTAGCAATCAGACCTTGGGACAGTTTCAACCTTTTAACCATACTTCAGATAAAGGCAATGTTACTGTGGTCCAAGGCCTAGCCCCTGTAAAACCTCCTAATGCCTTAGGGCCTTATCAACCTATTAAGCTGCCTAGATGTACATCGAAAAGGACATGGCCGCCAGAATGGTCCGGCTGCCAGAGCACCTTACGATCAGTATATGTCAACTGTAAGCATAGCCTTACCTTCACTCCACATTTCCCTACTATTAAGAATTCAACCTTTCCTGGGTGTAATTAA